Sequence from the Priestia megaterium genome:
TTGTGATAACGCCAATTGGAAGATTGCTAGGGAAAATGCCGTCTTCTTGTCCTAGACCGGACGTTACTACTTTTTGCTTTTCTTTAATATCAGCATCAAATGGAATACGACGCATAACAAGCGCCTGTTCTTTATCATCATAGCCTTCAATTAAACCAAACACTTCTTTTTTAGCCTGAATTTTAGCAGATACACGGTTTGTACGATCTGATGAACTAATTAACTGCACAGTAGATGTGAACTTAGATGCATGCTTCACTTTACCAATCAGCCCTTCAGGAGTCATAACAGCCATATTTTCCTGCACATTATGAACCGTCCCTTTATCAATGGCAATTACCTCATGCCAACGGTCTGGATTACGAGCAATAACTGTTGCTTCGATTGGGTTGTATTGACTTAAATCCGTTTTTTTGTCGAGCTGTGCTCTTAATTTTTTATTTTCTTGCTGCAAAGCGTTGGCTTTCGTTTCTAATTGCATGCGTTCGTCTAAACGAGCTTTTAATACCTCGTTTTCTTCGTATGTACGCTTTAAGTCACCTACATTCTGAAAGAAACCCGCTACAAATTGTGCGGGTTCATTAAAGGTAGCCTGAACAAGACCAACCGTATCTTTGACAAACTGTTCAGGCCACGTTACATTTTTACGACCATTTAACGAAAAACCAATCAATGCCACTAATACAATAATACTGACTAATAAAATAACTAAACGTTTATTTAAGAAAAATTGTGGCACGATCTACACCTCTTAATATTTAGCGATATGAATCGCTTGTACGATTTTTAAATAAATCAATGTGTTCTAACGCTTTACCAGTTCCAATTGCAACACAGTCAAGCGGATCTTCTGCGATGACAACCGGCATATTTGTTTCTTCACTAATAACTTTATCTAAATTACGTAGCAATGCGCCACCGCCTGTTAATACAATACCGCGATCCATAATATCTGCCGCAAGTTCAGGTGGTGTTTTTTCTAATGTGCTTTTTACTGAATCGACAATAGAAGCCACTGTATCTTTTAGCGCCTCTGCAATTTCTTCTGCTGAAATTTCGATTGTTTTCGGTAGACCTGTTAGTAAGTCACGTCCGCGAATTTCCATGTTTTCAATACCTTCTGGAATTCCGGCAGAACCGACTTCTACTTTTAATGCTTCTGACGTACGCTCACCGATCATTAAATTGTAATTCTTGCGAATATATTGAATAATCGCTTCATCCATCTCGTCACCAGCGATACGGATTGACTGACATGTTACGATTCCTCCTAAAGAAATAATCGCAACTTCTGTTGTTCCTCCGCCAATATCTACTACCATACTTCCCGTTGGCTCCCAAACCGGTAGATTGGCGCCGATTGCTGCAGCAAACGGTTCTTCAATTGTATACGCATCACGCGCGCCAGCCTGACGAGTCGCATCAATAACGGCACGTTTCTCAACAGCTGTAATGCCAGAAGGTACACAAACCATTACATACGGCTTACCCGCAAACAAACTTTTTGTTTTTTGAGCTTGATTGATGTAATATTTCATCATCGTCGCAGTTGTTTCGTAATCTGCAATAACTCCATCTTTCATTGGACGAAGGGCTACTACGTTCCCAGGTGTACGACCAATCATATTTTTTGCATCGTTACCTACCGCAACGATTTGTTTTGTATCAGTTTGCAAAGCCACAACAGACGGCTCACGCACAACAATTCCTTTTCCTTTTACATAAACGAGCGTATTTGCAGTACCCAAATCTATTCCAAGGTCTCTAGTACCGATTCCAAACATGTGTCTCTTCCTTTCTCTTACCAAAATGCAAAGGTAAAAATTCCATAATTCAATTTCTTCATTTCATAAGTAACATTTTTTATTTTCTATACTTTTTTCATAGATGTCAACGCCAAATATTGTATGATAAAAAGTCATACTTTGTCTATTAATAACGAATGATTGTAAAGAACTTGTCATTTAAAATCATGACTACTATTATAACCCAAGGATTTTAAAAAGCATAGCCTTACATGTATCCTTTTTCTTTTAAACTAATATATTTTCGATCTCCGATAATTAAATGATCTAACAATTCAATTCCTATGATAAATCCGCACTCTTTTAAGCGCTTCGTTACCTCTATATCTTCTCTGCTGGGGGTAGGGTCGCCAGAGGGATGATTATGAATACAAATAAGGG
This genomic interval carries:
- the mreC gene encoding rod shape-determining protein MreC is translated as MPQFFLNKRLVILLVSIIVLVALIGFSLNGRKNVTWPEQFVKDTVGLVQATFNEPAQFVAGFFQNVGDLKRTYEENEVLKARLDERMQLETKANALQQENKKLRAQLDKKTDLSQYNPIEATVIARNPDRWHEVIAIDKGTVHNVQENMAVMTPEGLIGKVKHASKFTSTVQLISSSDRTNRVSAKIQAKKEVFGLIEGYDDKEQALVMRRIPFDADIKEKQKVVTSGLGQEDGIFPSNLPIGVITKIEPDEYGLTKKAYIKPAADLYDLDNVVVAKRSAPAAEDDLGAEEAN
- a CDS encoding rod shape-determining protein → MFGIGTRDLGIDLGTANTLVYVKGKGIVVREPSVVALQTDTKQIVAVGNDAKNMIGRTPGNVVALRPMKDGVIADYETTATMMKYYINQAQKTKSLFAGKPYVMVCVPSGITAVEKRAVIDATRQAGARDAYTIEEPFAAAIGANLPVWEPTGSMVVDIGGGTTEVAIISLGGIVTCQSIRIAGDEMDEAIIQYIRKNYNLMIGERTSEALKVEVGSAGIPEGIENMEIRGRDLLTGLPKTIEISAEEIAEALKDTVASIVDSVKSTLEKTPPELAADIMDRGIVLTGGGALLRNLDKVISEETNMPVVIAEDPLDCVAIGTGKALEHIDLFKNRTSDSYR